AGGCTTTTTTATTTAATAACTAAAAATAAAAACGATGAATCCAAATAGCGACCTGATCAAAAAATTTTACACTGCTTTCAATTCTAAAGATGCTGAAACTATGGTGTCACTATACGACGATAAAATCGTTTTTTCCGACCCTGCCTTCGGCATTCTGGAAGGTGAAAATGCAAAAAATATGTGGCGAATGTTATGCGGACGGGCCAAGGATTTGACGGTTACTTGTTCTGAGATTCAGGCCGATGATAATCAAGGGTCAGCCCGGTGGGAAGCACGCTACACATTTGGAAAAACCGGACGACAAGTTCATAATGTGATTGAAGCGACTTTTGAATTCAGAAACGGTTTGATCGTGAGACATACGGATACTTTTGATATTTGGAAATGGTCGCGAATGGCGTTAGGGGCGGTTGGGATTTTACTGGGGTGGACGCCGTGGCTTCAAACAAAGATCAGAAAAGACGCTTTAAAGGGATTAAAAGCCTTTTCTGAAAAAATAAAAAAATAAAATTTCTTCAAACGGATTTCAGATAATAAATATTTTCTTTCGGTACGAGTGTGTCAAAAATTTCTTCATTATGAGAAATGACAAGTTGTCCTACACCGGCCTCGGTCTTTTGACGGAGCTGTTCGATTACCGACGATAAACTTTGAAAATCCAATCCGTTCAGCGGTTCATCCAGCAATATTATTTTAGTATTTAACAGCAAAGCCCGTAAAAGATTCAAACGCTGCTTCTGTCCACCGCTCAGATGAGCTATCTTTTGTTTTAAAAACTTTCTTTCAATCTTGTTGCCAAACATCGCC
This bacterium DNA region includes the following protein-coding sequences:
- a CDS encoding nuclear transport factor 2 family protein, with protein sequence MNPNSDLIKKFYTAFNSKDAETMVSLYDDKIVFSDPAFGILEGENAKNMWRMLCGRAKDLTVTCSEIQADDNQGSARWEARYTFGKTGRQVHNVIEATFEFRNGLIVRHTDTFDIWKWSRMALGAVGILLGWTPWLQTKIRKDALKGLKAFSEKIKK